In one Ralstonia pickettii genomic region, the following are encoded:
- a CDS encoding Crp/Fnr family transcriptional regulator, translating into MDHPVASSGTLDARSFRERLHASSWFGTLDAALQDALIDIAAVRRLGAGELLFQRGDAPDGLYCVVEGTIRIGATSADGREALLAVLEPVNWFGEIGVFDRQPRTHDARADGHTTLLHMPQAALIALLDGSPALLHAFALLLTHKLRLTFIVLEETALLPAPVRVARRLLLMADGYGDLRLGTRRVLHVPQEQLAQLLSLSRQTVNQVLKDFEARGILKLAYGEIEVLDFSRLHQLGYEM; encoded by the coding sequence ATGGACCACCCCGTCGCCAGCTCCGGCACGCTGGACGCCCGCTCCTTCCGCGAACGGCTGCACGCCAGCAGCTGGTTCGGCACGCTTGACGCGGCCCTGCAGGACGCCTTGATCGACATTGCCGCCGTCCGGCGCCTGGGGGCCGGGGAACTTCTCTTCCAGCGTGGCGACGCGCCCGACGGCCTGTACTGCGTGGTGGAAGGCACGATCCGGATCGGCGCCACCAGCGCAGACGGGCGGGAAGCCCTGCTGGCCGTGCTGGAACCGGTCAACTGGTTTGGCGAAATCGGCGTGTTCGACCGCCAGCCCCGCACGCATGACGCCCGCGCCGACGGCCATACGACGTTGCTGCATATGCCGCAGGCGGCGCTGATCGCCTTGCTGGATGGCTCGCCCGCGCTGCTGCATGCATTTGCCCTGCTGCTGACTCACAAGCTGCGCCTGACATTCATCGTGCTGGAAGAAACCGCGCTCCTGCCCGCCCCCGTACGTGTGGCGCGGCGCCTGCTACTGATGGCGGACGGCTACGGCGACCTGCGCCTGGGCACGCGGCGTGTGCTGCACGTGCCACAGGAGCAGCTTGCGCAATTGCTGTCTCTGTCGCGTCAGACCGTGAACCAGGTTTTGAAGGATTTCGAGGCACGCGGCATCCTCAAGCTGGCTTACGGAGAAATCGAAGTGCTGGATTTTTCGCGCCTCCACCAGCTCGGATATGAGATGTGA
- the fusA gene encoding elongation factor G, translating into MPRQTPIERYRNIGISAHIDAGKTTTTERILFYTGVNHKIGEVHDGAATMDWMEQEQERGITITSAATHCMWRGMAGNYPEHRINIIDTPGHVDFTIEVERSMRVLDGACMVYDSVGGVQPQSETVWRQANKYKVPRIAFVNKMDRIGADFFRVERQMRERLKGNPVPIQIPVGAEDGFRGVVDLVKMKEILWDDASQGVKFEYTDIDPALLPIAQEWREKMVEAAAEADEELLNKYLGGEELTEEEIKRALRKRTIAGEIQPMLCGSAFKNKGVQAMLDAVVDYLPSPVDIPAIEGHGEKDEPLERHPSDSEPFAALAFKIMTDPFVGQLAFFRVYSGKINSGDTVYNSVKQKKERLGRILQMHANQREEIKEVLAGDIAAAVGLKDVTTGETLCDPEHVIVLERMEFPEPVISQAVEPKTKADQEKMGIALNRLAQEDPSFRVKTDEESGQTIISGMGELHLEILVDRMKREFGVEATVGKPQVAYRETIKKAAEDVEGKFVKQSGGRGQYGHAVITLEPNDGKGYEFVDEIKGGVIPREFIPAVDKGIRDTLNTGVLAGYPVVDVKVRLTFGSYHDVDSNENAFRMAGSMAFKEAMRKAGPILLEPMMAVEVETPEDYMGNVIGDLSSRRGMVQGTEDIPGGGGKVVHAEVPLAEMFGYSTNLRSLSQGRATYTMEFKHYAEAPRNVSEAVMAAKKV; encoded by the coding sequence ATGCCCCGCCAGACCCCCATCGAGCGCTATCGCAACATCGGCATCTCGGCGCACATCGACGCCGGCAAAACCACCACGACCGAGCGCATCCTGTTCTACACCGGGGTCAATCACAAGATAGGCGAGGTGCATGACGGCGCGGCCACGATGGACTGGATGGAGCAGGAGCAGGAGCGCGGCATCACCATCACGTCGGCGGCCACGCACTGCATGTGGCGTGGCATGGCCGGCAACTACCCCGAGCACCGCATCAACATCATCGACACCCCGGGCCACGTCGATTTCACCATCGAAGTGGAACGCTCCATGCGCGTGCTGGATGGCGCCTGCATGGTCTACGACTCGGTGGGCGGCGTGCAGCCGCAGTCGGAAACCGTCTGGCGCCAGGCCAACAAATACAAGGTGCCGCGCATCGCGTTCGTCAACAAGATGGACCGCATTGGCGCGGATTTCTTCCGCGTTGAGCGCCAGATGCGCGAGCGACTGAAGGGCAACCCCGTGCCGATCCAGATTCCCGTTGGCGCCGAAGACGGCTTTCGCGGCGTGGTCGACCTCGTCAAGATGAAAGAGATCCTGTGGGACGATGCCTCGCAGGGCGTGAAGTTCGAGTACACCGACATCGACCCGGCGCTGCTGCCCATCGCGCAGGAATGGCGCGAAAAGATGGTCGAAGCCGCCGCAGAGGCGGATGAAGAACTGCTCAACAAATACCTCGGCGGAGAAGAGCTGACCGAGGAAGAGATCAAGCGCGCCCTGCGCAAACGCACCATCGCCGGCGAAATCCAGCCGATGCTGTGCGGCTCCGCCTTCAAGAACAAGGGCGTGCAGGCGATGCTCGATGCGGTGGTCGATTACCTGCCCTCGCCAGTGGACATTCCCGCCATCGAAGGCCACGGCGAGAAAGACGAGCCGCTGGAGCGCCACCCGAGCGACAGCGAGCCCTTCGCCGCCCTGGCCTTCAAGATCATGACCGACCCGTTCGTCGGCCAGCTCGCGTTCTTCCGCGTGTATTCGGGCAAGATCAACTCGGGCGACACGGTCTACAACTCGGTCAAGCAGAAGAAGGAACGCCTGGGCCGCATCCTGCAGATGCACGCCAACCAGCGCGAAGAGATCAAGGAAGTGCTGGCCGGCGACATCGCCGCCGCCGTGGGCCTGAAAGACGTGACGACCGGCGAGACGCTGTGCGACCCCGAGCACGTCATCGTGCTGGAGCGCATGGAATTTCCGGAGCCCGTCATCAGCCAGGCCGTCGAGCCCAAGACCAAGGCCGACCAGGAGAAGATGGGCATCGCCCTGAACCGACTGGCGCAGGAAGACCCGTCGTTCCGCGTGAAGACGGACGAAGAATCCGGCCAGACCATCATTTCGGGCATGGGCGAGCTGCACCTGGAAATACTGGTCGACCGCATGAAGCGCGAGTTTGGCGTGGAAGCGACCGTCGGCAAGCCGCAGGTGGCTTACCGCGAAACCATCAAGAAGGCCGCTGAAGACGTCGAAGGCAAGTTCGTCAAGCAATCAGGCGGACGCGGCCAGTACGGCCACGCGGTCATCACGCTGGAGCCGAACGACGGCAAGGGCTACGAGTTCGTCGACGAGATCAAGGGCGGCGTGATCCCGCGTGAGTTCATTCCGGCGGTGGACAAGGGCATCCGTGACACGCTCAACACGGGCGTGCTGGCGGGCTACCCGGTGGTGGACGTGAAGGTGCGGCTGACCTTCGGCTCGTACCACGACGTGGATTCGAACGAAAACGCGTTCCGCATGGCTGGCTCGATGGCCTTCAAAGAGGCCATGCGCAAGGCCGGTCCCATCCTGCTTGAGCCGATGATGGCCGTAGAAGTGGAAACGCCGGAAGACTACATGGGCAACGTGATCGGCGATCTCTCGTCACGGCGCGGCATGGTGCAAGGCACGGAAGACATTCCGGGTGGCGGCGGCAAGGTCGTGCATGCCGAGGTGCCGCTGGCTGAAATGTTCGGCTACTCCACCAACCTGCGTTCGCTCAGCCAGGGCCGCGCGACGTACACGATGGAATTCAAGCACTACGCTGAAGCTCCGCGGAATGTGTCGGAAGCCGTGATGGCGGCCAAGAAGGTCTAA
- the imuA gene encoding translesion DNA synthesis-associated protein ImuA translates to MFALSPSLSVAEDVAKCHAPAVREVSRLRSPAPKASTAPLPETLHPALWSAGRLARGGGRVLTTGYDLLNAELPGGGWPLGGLTELLCPQSGIGECRLLRPTLSTLCAGAGRIALIAPPHLPNAVRLVGWDFSPEQIVWVRADKPADLLWAAEQVLRSKAFGGVLVWLNRARPGELRRLQVLAQAGESAIWLFRPAQAQRESSPAVLRLGLEPAGADVLSILFHKRRGPLRESPLLLPLADPIRAGRASVRPLPVPPVEPFIMDPATAKLLAALSSPSSSVAFDALSDVFDPNTPDHAVLDRSASALSPSRRASTPVV, encoded by the coding sequence ATGTTTGCGTTGTCTCCGTCTCTTTCCGTCGCCGAAGATGTGGCGAAATGCCATGCCCCCGCCGTGCGCGAGGTGTCTAGGTTGCGTTCGCCCGCGCCGAAAGCCTCGACGGCGCCATTGCCGGAAACGCTGCATCCCGCATTGTGGAGTGCAGGCCGTCTGGCGCGAGGCGGCGGGCGCGTTCTGACCACTGGATATGATTTACTGAATGCCGAGTTGCCCGGTGGTGGCTGGCCCCTCGGCGGATTGACCGAACTGCTGTGTCCACAATCCGGTATTGGTGAATGCCGGTTGCTGCGCCCGACGTTGTCTACGCTGTGCGCGGGCGCAGGGCGCATCGCGCTGATTGCTCCACCGCATCTGCCGAATGCAGTGAGGCTGGTGGGCTGGGATTTCTCTCCTGAACAAATCGTATGGGTGCGGGCTGACAAGCCCGCTGACCTTCTGTGGGCAGCCGAGCAGGTTCTACGCAGCAAGGCTTTCGGCGGAGTACTGGTCTGGCTGAACCGGGCACGCCCAGGAGAGCTTCGCAGGCTGCAAGTGTTGGCCCAGGCTGGAGAGAGCGCCATCTGGTTGTTCCGGCCGGCCCAGGCGCAGCGTGAGTCGTCGCCGGCGGTACTGCGGCTGGGGCTGGAGCCGGCTGGCGCCGATGTGCTGTCCATCCTCTTCCACAAGCGGCGCGGGCCGTTGCGTGAATCTCCATTGCTGCTGCCGTTGGCGGATCCGATTCGGGCCGGTCGCGCTTCTGTGCGTCCGTTGCCTGTGCCGCCCGTCGAGCCGTTCATCATGGATCCGGCCACGGCGAAATTGCTGGCCGCGCTTTCGTCTCCTTCGTCTTCTGTGGCGTTCGACGCTTTGTCGGACGTTTTCGATCCAAACACTCCCGATCATGCCGTTCTGGATCGCAGTGCATCTGCCCTGTCTCCCTCTCGACGCGCTTCGACCCCGGTGGTCTGA
- a CDS encoding helix-turn-helix domain-containing protein, whose translation MEQPFKQLHSLRKSRKLKQEDVAKMAGISREAYLRAESGRADPRLSTLMAVAGALGLEVVLAPREAVAEIERVIANHPTQPTQAGGGGAEAGHERSEQGSMGGTGGGHGLAGQYRGPERHPQSAYHPGASHSQAGQQGAPHAGSSAEDRSRMTSSDRPGAGGSSGGSDRPGGSGSRES comes from the coding sequence ATGGAACAGCCTTTCAAGCAGTTACACAGTCTGCGCAAGTCGCGCAAGCTCAAACAGGAAGATGTCGCCAAGATGGCTGGTATCTCTCGCGAAGCGTATCTGCGCGCGGAATCCGGTCGTGCCGATCCCCGCCTGTCGACGCTGATGGCCGTGGCGGGCGCGCTGGGGCTGGAGGTCGTTCTGGCGCCGCGAGAAGCCGTTGCCGAGATCGAGCGCGTGATTGCCAATCACCCGACGCAGCCAACGCAAGCGGGCGGCGGTGGGGCAGAAGCAGGCCACGAGCGCTCGGAGCAAGGCTCAATGGGCGGCACGGGCGGTGGTCATGGCCTGGCGGGCCAATACCGCGGGCCGGAGCGCCATCCGCAGTCGGCCTATCATCCGGGTGCCTCGCATAGCCAAGCCGGCCAGCAAGGCGCACCGCATGCTGGCAGCAGTGCAGAAGATCGCTCGCGCATGACGTCTTCGGACCGCCCAGGCGCTGGCGGCTCGTCGGGCGGCTCGGATCGTCCAGGCGGTTCGGGGTCCCGCGAGTCGTAA
- a CDS encoding Y-family DNA polymerase — protein sequence MPFWIAVHLPCLPLDALRPRWSDPAALPLPVVVLEQERVVSANRLAMREGVHAGLRRAGAQALAPHAIQLDRDVAAETRLLQSLALALLAFTPHVTLGVADEATVLLEVEASLRLFGGHRALCRAVRYCAFRLGAMPQLGTGPTARGAAWLASAQPAPIRGRRRAAARQGRVRRAVRQERLSTLLDQLPVDAVARLTRPDWLEGLGCRTLSDLRELPRSGLRRRCGPLLMDTLDAAYGNGHESFTWFTAPLCFDVPLELSGRIDNAEGVLAAAEQLLLQLVGWLSALQLGAKTYRLTLEHERRRGRSSEDAASSTPVEIALAQPVRTLAHLSRVLHERVHRLTLIAPVVELRLTVTDATPLAPPTESLFPEPGGRAEDAARLIDTLIARLGAENVLHPQPCADHRPERANHWVEVNAATTAQSRAAARQALAQWHAQQPERPLWLLEKPIALLTRQHYPYYRGRLRLVSMPERIESGWWDDVLIKRDYFIAEGEKGERYWVYRERVSASKVNAGDEDARWYLHGLFG from the coding sequence ATGCCGTTCTGGATCGCAGTGCATCTGCCCTGTCTCCCTCTCGACGCGCTTCGACCCCGGTGGTCTGATCCGGCCGCGCTGCCTTTGCCGGTGGTGGTGTTGGAGCAGGAGCGCGTGGTGTCGGCCAACCGTTTGGCGATGCGCGAAGGCGTACATGCAGGCCTGCGGCGGGCGGGTGCCCAGGCGCTGGCGCCGCACGCTATACAGCTTGATCGTGACGTTGCGGCCGAGACGCGGTTGCTGCAATCGCTGGCGCTGGCGCTGCTGGCATTCACGCCGCACGTCACGTTGGGCGTGGCGGATGAGGCGACCGTGTTGTTGGAGGTGGAGGCCAGCTTGCGCCTGTTCGGTGGGCATCGCGCGCTGTGTCGGGCGGTGAGGTATTGCGCGTTTCGCTTGGGTGCCATGCCGCAGCTTGGCACCGGGCCGACGGCGCGCGGTGCGGCATGGCTTGCCAGTGCACAGCCGGCGCCGATACGTGGCCGGCGTCGCGCAGCAGCCCGTCAGGGGCGCGTGCGGAGGGCGGTGCGGCAGGAGAGGTTGTCGACGTTGCTTGATCAATTGCCGGTCGATGCGGTGGCGCGTCTTACACGGCCTGATTGGCTTGAGGGCCTCGGCTGCCGCACGCTGTCCGATTTGCGCGAGTTACCGCGTAGCGGATTGCGGCGGCGCTGCGGGCCGTTGCTGATGGATACGCTCGACGCGGCTTATGGCAACGGGCACGAGAGCTTCACGTGGTTCACCGCGCCGTTGTGCTTTGATGTGCCGTTGGAATTATCTGGCCGCATCGATAACGCGGAAGGTGTGCTGGCGGCCGCGGAGCAGTTGTTGTTGCAGCTGGTTGGCTGGCTGTCGGCGCTTCAGTTGGGCGCCAAGACGTACCGACTCACGCTGGAGCACGAACGCCGGCGCGGCCGGAGCAGTGAAGATGCCGCCTCCTCCACTCCGGTGGAGATCGCGCTGGCGCAGCCGGTTCGCACGCTGGCGCACTTGTCGCGGGTGCTGCACGAGCGCGTGCATCGGCTCACGCTGATCGCTCCGGTGGTCGAACTGCGTCTGACGGTGACCGACGCTACGCCGCTCGCGCCGCCTACGGAATCGCTGTTTCCCGAGCCCGGTGGTCGCGCTGAAGACGCTGCACGCCTGATCGACACGCTGATCGCTCGACTGGGTGCCGAGAACGTACTTCACCCGCAGCCGTGTGCCGACCATCGCCCCGAGCGCGCCAACCACTGGGTCGAGGTGAATGCCGCGACCACCGCGCAGAGCCGTGCCGCCGCGCGTCAGGCATTGGCGCAATGGCATGCGCAGCAGCCGGAGCGGCCGCTTTGGCTGCTGGAGAAACCGATCGCGCTGCTGACACGTCAGCATTATCCGTATTACCGAGGGCGGTTACGGCTGGTGTCGATGCCCGAGCGCATCGAATCCGGCTGGTGGGATGACGTCCTCATCAAGCGCGATTACTTCATCGCCGAAGGAGAAAAAGGCGAGCGTTACTGGGTATATCGCGAGCGCGTTTCCGCAAGCAAGGTCAATGCGGGAGATGAGGACGCTCGTTGGTATCTGCACGGCTTGTTCGGTTAA
- a CDS encoding SLC13 family permease has protein sequence MNGDPPRNQMAKAMPQHPPFWHHLKQDVFFWSLLAICGALTLVAPKRIVEYPALIDWHTIAALAGLLILTKAVEASGMLQLLGRRLVEVVSSQRVLALSLVAASAALSTVLTNDVALFVIVPLTVGLRQVASLPVARLVIFEALAVNAGSALTPIGNPQNLFLWHQSGLSFGAFVWQMAPMVVLLMALLLLVTWLAFASHEIHLHAETADVELHKRLLVPALALYVPFLVLTDLGHPLVAAAGLIVLYLIGARYVLARVDWGLLLVFMLMFIDLRLVAQLDVVRQALDALALNNPMHLYWAGIGVSQIISNVPAAILLAEYSHDWPMIAFAVSVGGFGTLIGSLANLIALRMLGDRRAWWVFHAYSMPFLLAAGGIVYAWLMWLR, from the coding sequence ATGAACGGCGATCCGCCACGCAACCAGATGGCGAAAGCCATGCCGCAACACCCGCCGTTCTGGCACCACCTCAAACAAGACGTTTTCTTCTGGTCGCTGCTGGCCATTTGCGGCGCGCTGACCCTGGTGGCGCCCAAGCGCATTGTTGAATATCCGGCGCTGATTGACTGGCACACCATTGCCGCATTGGCCGGCTTGCTCATCCTGACCAAGGCGGTTGAGGCCAGCGGCATGCTGCAGTTGCTCGGCCGGCGCCTCGTCGAGGTGGTTAGCAGCCAGCGTGTACTGGCACTCAGCCTAGTAGCGGCTTCGGCGGCGCTGTCCACCGTATTGACCAACGACGTGGCGTTGTTCGTGATCGTGCCGCTCACCGTCGGTTTGCGGCAGGTCGCCAGCTTGCCGGTGGCGCGGCTGGTGATATTCGAGGCGCTGGCGGTCAACGCGGGTTCTGCACTCACGCCGATCGGCAATCCGCAGAACCTTTTCCTGTGGCATCAATCGGGGCTGTCGTTTGGCGCATTTGTCTGGCAGATGGCGCCGATGGTCGTGCTGTTGATGGCCTTGCTGCTGCTGGTGACGTGGCTGGCCTTTGCCTCGCACGAAATCCATCTGCATGCCGAAACCGCCGACGTGGAATTGCACAAGCGCCTGCTGGTGCCGGCACTCGCGCTGTACGTGCCGTTTCTGGTGTTGACCGATCTGGGCCACCCCCTGGTGGCGGCGGCCGGATTGATCGTGCTGTACCTCATCGGTGCGCGCTATGTGCTGGCGCGGGTGGACTGGGGTCTGCTGCTCGTGTTCATGTTGATGTTCATTGACCTGCGGCTGGTGGCGCAGCTTGATGTTGTGCGGCAAGCGCTGGATGCGCTGGCGTTGAACAATCCAATGCATCTGTACTGGGCCGGCATTGGCGTGTCGCAGATCATCAGCAACGTGCCGGCGGCGATCCTGCTGGCCGAGTATTCGCATGACTGGCCTATGATCGCCTTTGCGGTCAGCGTGGGCGGTTTCGGCACGCTGATCGGGTCGCTGGCCAACCTGATTGCGTTGCGCATGCTGGGCGATCGCCGTGCCTGGTGGGTGTTTCACGCGTACTCGATGCCGTTTCTATTGGCTGCGGGGGGCATCGTGTACGCGTGGCTGATGTGGCTGCGTTAG
- a CDS encoding DUF4337 domain-containing protein, with translation MSEEFHVHGAHDHALEHAAESGHADSFAGRIAVMTAILSTAGAIFGYQGGATQNAALLAKNEAAIHKTEAANRWAYYQAKGQKQAIAELTAQLPGTDQAAARREAQRYAAEKEDIRRQAEDQERLAKEADDASELAVHHHHRWAQAVVAIQVSIALAAITLLSRRRWMQVLSYGVAAVGGVVAVLALLHI, from the coding sequence ATGTCAGAGGAATTTCACGTGCACGGCGCGCACGATCATGCGCTTGAGCACGCAGCAGAAAGCGGCCACGCCGACAGCTTTGCCGGGCGGATTGCCGTCATGACGGCGATTCTCTCGACGGCCGGCGCTATCTTCGGTTACCAGGGCGGTGCCACGCAAAACGCCGCGCTACTGGCCAAGAATGAAGCCGCCATCCACAAGACCGAGGCCGCAAACCGCTGGGCCTACTACCAGGCCAAAGGTCAGAAGCAGGCGATTGCCGAGCTGACCGCCCAACTGCCCGGCACCGATCAGGCCGCCGCCAGGCGCGAAGCCCAGCGTTACGCCGCCGAAAAGGAAGACATCCGTCGCCAGGCCGAAGACCAGGAGCGCTTGGCCAAAGAGGCCGACGACGCCAGCGAGCTCGCCGTGCACCATCATCATCGGTGGGCGCAAGCGGTGGTCGCCATTCAGGTGTCGATCGCGCTGGCGGCTATCACGTTGCTTTCCCGCCGGCGCTGGATGCAGGTGCTTTCGTATGGCGTGGCCGCTGTCGGTGGTGTCGTGGCTGTTCTGGCGCTGCTTCACATCTGA
- a CDS encoding error-prone DNA polymerase: MTSATPPPVLPDYAELHCISNFTFLTGASHPSELVERAKLYGYQALALTDECSVAGTARALVASKEHELKLIIGSRFTVRNADGEPWLRLVLLAQNIEGYGNLSEIITHARLAASKGEYRLLADDLASPQGELAHLRGAPDCLAILLPDYDPDPQQLLAQAWWCQRVFGDRLSIALELPLRHADDRHRGTVLAVSEQIDVPMVATGGVQMHTRQRKPLHDVLTAIRLSKPLSECGLELAPSAEQAMRTRMQLAFLYQGEGGEKILRRTVELAALCNFSLDEIEYEYPSEVVPEGMMPAEYLRAETFAGAARRYPNGVSDKVHAQIEEELGLIAELGYEPFFLTVYDVVKFARNEGILCQGRGSAANSAVCYCLGITEVNPDSGNTLFARFLSRARNEPPDIDVDFEHQRREEVIQYIYKKYGVTRTALAAALITYRTRSALRDVGRALGIDLGIVEQVAKGQAWWDSRKEFAQRAGQQGLDPESPLVLRWAQLVDQLRGFPRHLSQHVGGFVIAQGKLSRLVPIENAAMENRRVIQWDKDDLESLRLLKVDVLALGMLTAIRRTLDMVDALPGRREHYGATAKLAMQHLPDDDTETYDMICRAETIGVFQIESRAQQSMLPRLRPREYYDLVIQVAIVRPGPIQGGMVHPYLQRREAKRNGNTDCVTYPGPEVKAVLERTLGVPIFQEQVMEIAMKAGDFTADDADRLRRDMAAWKRKGNLTQHQERLVHAMVVKRRYDPAFVEALCKQMEGFAEYGFPESHAAGFAKLAYVSSFLKCHEPAAFFAALLNSQPMGFYSPSQLVQEARRSHVRVLPADVTASVWDSTLHPRADGETGEDGLVQPDIRLGLNRIRGMRKPAAERIEAARAQAPFTSVEDLAHRAALDRHDLNVLAAANALKSLAGHRRQALWQTLALQEPGRDHALLRQARPVEAPLELPAPPIGEEVMADYGSLGLSLQSHPVGLLRARLDRMRFATAATLAGYRNGQLARACGIVTVRQRPGTAKGTIFVSIEDETGAINVILWPHLIERQRREVLNAQLLGVYGKWQCERETRHLVAQHLVDLTPLLGRLATSSRDFH, encoded by the coding sequence ATGACTTCGGCCACGCCACCCCCCGTTCTGCCCGACTATGCAGAGTTGCATTGCATCAGCAACTTCACGTTCCTGACAGGCGCGTCGCACCCGAGCGAGCTGGTGGAGCGCGCCAAACTTTACGGTTATCAAGCGCTGGCGCTGACTGACGAATGCTCTGTAGCAGGCACCGCGCGGGCGCTTGTGGCTTCGAAGGAGCACGAACTGAAGCTCATCATCGGCAGTCGCTTCACGGTGCGCAATGCCGATGGCGAACCCTGGCTGCGGCTGGTGCTGCTGGCGCAGAACATCGAGGGTTACGGCAACCTGAGCGAAATCATCACGCACGCGCGGTTGGCCGCATCCAAGGGCGAATACCGCTTGCTGGCTGACGATTTGGCCTCGCCCCAAGGCGAACTCGCGCACCTGCGCGGCGCGCCCGATTGCCTGGCGATTCTGCTGCCTGATTACGATCCTGACCCGCAGCAACTGTTGGCTCAGGCGTGGTGGTGCCAACGCGTGTTCGGGGATCGGCTATCGATTGCGCTGGAGTTGCCGCTGCGGCACGCGGATGACCGCCATCGCGGTACGGTCTTGGCGGTGTCGGAACAGATCGATGTGCCCATGGTCGCGACCGGCGGTGTTCAGATGCACACGCGCCAACGCAAACCGCTGCACGACGTGCTGACCGCCATCCGTCTATCCAAGCCGCTTTCCGAGTGCGGTTTGGAACTTGCGCCCAGCGCTGAACAAGCAATGCGCACGCGCATGCAGCTCGCGTTCCTCTATCAAGGCGAGGGGGGCGAGAAGATCCTGCGTCGCACGGTGGAGCTGGCCGCGTTGTGCAATTTTTCTCTCGACGAAATCGAATACGAATATCCGAGCGAAGTCGTGCCGGAAGGCATGATGCCGGCGGAATACCTGCGCGCCGAAACGTTCGCTGGCGCCGCGCGACGCTATCCGAATGGTGTATCGGACAAGGTGCATGCGCAGATTGAGGAGGAACTCGGGCTGATTGCCGAGCTGGGTTACGAGCCGTTTTTCCTGACCGTCTATGACGTGGTGAAGTTCGCGCGCAACGAAGGGATTCTCTGCCAGGGGCGAGGTTCGGCGGCCAACTCGGCGGTGTGCTATTGCCTGGGGATTACCGAGGTGAACCCGGACAGCGGCAACACGCTGTTCGCACGCTTTCTTTCGCGTGCGCGCAATGAGCCGCCCGACATCGACGTCGATTTCGAGCATCAGCGTCGCGAAGAGGTCATCCAGTACATCTACAAAAAATACGGTGTGACACGTACAGCGCTGGCAGCAGCGCTCATCACTTACCGCACGCGTAGCGCACTGCGTGACGTCGGTCGCGCGTTGGGTATCGACCTGGGCATCGTCGAGCAGGTGGCCAAGGGGCAGGCGTGGTGGGATAGCCGTAAGGAATTTGCGCAGCGCGCAGGCCAGCAAGGTCTGGATCCGGAATCACCGTTGGTGCTGCGCTGGGCGCAACTGGTGGATCAGTTGCGTGGTTTTCCGCGCCATCTGTCGCAGCACGTGGGCGGGTTCGTGATTGCGCAGGGCAAGCTTTCGCGCCTGGTGCCGATCGAGAACGCCGCGATGGAAAACCGCCGCGTCATCCAGTGGGATAAAGACGATCTCGAATCGCTGCGCCTGCTGAAGGTGGACGTACTGGCGCTGGGCATGCTGACGGCCATTCGCCGCACGCTGGACATGGTCGATGCGTTGCCCGGGCGGCGCGAGCACTACGGCGCGACGGCCAAGCTCGCCATGCAGCACCTGCCCGATGACGATACCGAAACCTACGACATGATCTGCCGAGCCGAGACTATCGGCGTGTTCCAGATCGAATCGCGTGCGCAGCAATCGATGCTGCCGCGTCTGCGTCCGCGCGAGTATTACGACTTGGTGATCCAGGTGGCCATCGTACGGCCGGGGCCGATCCAGGGCGGCATGGTCCACCCGTATCTGCAGCGGCGCGAGGCAAAGCGCAATGGCAACACCGATTGCGTGACCTACCCCGGCCCCGAGGTGAAAGCCGTGCTCGAACGCACGCTGGGTGTGCCGATCTTCCAAGAGCAGGTGATGGAGATCGCCATGAAGGCCGGCGATTTCACTGCGGATGATGCTGACCGCCTGCGCCGCGACATGGCCGCCTGGAAGCGCAAGGGGAATCTCACGCAGCATCAGGAGCGCCTGGTGCATGCGATGGTCGTCAAGAGGCGCTACGACCCTGCTTTTGTCGAAGCGCTGTGCAAACAGATGGAAGGTTTTGCCGAATACGGCTTCCCTGAAAGCCACGCGGCAGGCTTTGCCAAGCTGGCTTACGTCAGCAGCTTCCTGAAATGTCACGAGCCGGCGGCGTTTTTTGCGGCGTTGCTCAACAGTCAGCCGATGGGGTTCTATTCACCGTCGCAACTGGTGCAGGAGGCGCGGCGCAGCCATGTGCGCGTGCTGCCGGCGGACGTGACGGCCAGCGTCTGGGACAGTACGCTGCATCCCCGCGCCGATGGCGAGACCGGTGAAGATGGCCTAGTGCAACCCGATATCCGGCTCGGGTTGAATCGCATTCGGGGCATGCGCAAGCCGGCTGCCGAGCGCATCGAAGCGGCTCGCGCCCAAGCGCCATTTACCAGCGTGGAGGATCTCGCCCATCGCGCTGCGCTCGACCGCCACGATCTGAACGTGCTGGCCGCAGCCAATGCGCTCAAGTCGCTGGCCGGCCACCGTCGTCAGGCGCTATGGCAAACGCTCGCACTGCAGGAGCCGGGCCGCGATCATGCGCTGCTGCGCCAGGCTCGTCCGGTGGAAGCGCCGCTGGAACTGCCTGCACCGCCCATAGGCGAAGAGGTGATGGCTGATTACGGCAGCCTTGGGTTGTCACTGCAGAGCCACCCGGTAGGGTTGCTGCGCGCACGACTCGACCGCATGCGTTTTGCCACCGCCGCCACGCTGGCCGGCTATCGCAACGGACAATTGGCGCGCGCTTGCGGCATTGTCACGGTGCGGCAGCGGCCGGGCACGGCCAAGGGCACGATCTTCGTTTCCATTGAAGACGAAACAGGCGCTATCAACGTCATCCTCTGGCCGCACTTGATCGAGCGTCAGCGACGCGAAGTGCTGAACGCCCAGTTGCTGGGCGTCTACGGTAAATGGCAATGTGAGCGCGAGACCCGACACCTTGTCGCCCAGCATCTGGTGGATCTGACCCCACTTCTGGGGCGCCTCGCCACTTCCAGCCGCGACTTCCATTAA